A window of the Lagenorhynchus albirostris chromosome 1, mLagAlb1.1, whole genome shotgun sequence genome harbors these coding sequences:
- the NEDD8 gene encoding NEDD8 isoform X2 codes for MLIKVKTLTGKEIEIDIEPTDKVERIKERVEEKEGIPPQQQRLIYSGKQMNDEKTAADYKILGGSVLHLVLALRGGGGLRQ; via the exons ACGCTGACCGGAaaggagattgagattgacattgAACCCACAGACAAG GTGGAGCGAATCAAGGAGCGtgtggaggagaaagagggaatcCCCCCACAGCAGCAGCGGCTCATCTACAGTGGTAAACAGAT GAACGATGAGAAGACAGCAGCTGATTACAAGATACTAGGTGGTTCAGTCCTCCACCTGGTATTGGCTCTGAGAGGAGGAGGTGGTCTTAGGCAGTGA